In Amycolatopsis solani, a single window of DNA contains:
- a CDS encoding GAF domain-containing protein, with translation MGSRYPQPKRLPGDLWEAVRHAQQSVIDAEVRTSRRAIFGRFRERLRTDPATLAADDFLALADPSTVRSAIVFAAQHLAHADACDLQGYDAATATLRITEHRGFAAAFLEYFAAVDTGVPSACGVALATREPAFVDDVRTSPVFAGHHTRTVLLRAGSRAVQSYPLLAEDGAVLGMLSLHFRTPGRHDRHPVLARAAAHAIAQLGTH, from the coding sequence ATGGGCAGCCGATACCCCCAACCGAAGCGGCTGCCGGGCGACCTGTGGGAAGCGGTCCGGCACGCCCAGCAAAGCGTCATCGACGCCGAAGTCCGCACCAGCCGCCGGGCGATCTTCGGCCGCTTCCGGGAGCGGCTGCGCACCGATCCGGCGACGCTGGCCGCTGACGACTTCCTCGCCCTCGCCGATCCCTCGACCGTGCGCTCGGCGATCGTCTTCGCCGCCCAGCACCTCGCGCACGCCGACGCCTGCGACCTCCAGGGGTACGACGCCGCCACCGCGACCCTGCGCATCACCGAGCACCGCGGATTCGCCGCCGCCTTCCTCGAATACTTCGCCGCCGTCGACACCGGCGTGCCGTCCGCGTGCGGCGTCGCTCTGGCCACCCGCGAGCCCGCTTTCGTCGACGACGTGCGCACCAGCCCGGTCTTCGCCGGCCACCACACCCGCACGGTGCTGCTCCGGGCCGGCTCCCGCGCCGTGCAGTCCTACCCGCTCCTGGCCGAGGACGGCGCCGTCCTCGGCATGCTGTCGCTGCACTTCCGCACCCCCGGCCGGCACGACCGGCACCCCGTGCTGGCCCGGGCCGCGGCCCACGCCATCGCCCAGCTCGGCACCCACTGA
- a CDS encoding ATP-binding protein, whose protein sequence is MDGDHHLSCDLSTMQGATIIRPSGVLTVRTYAQLRDALLKCAADQPRAVIADLDALEIARDYLTTVFVTVWLRVSRWSAVPLIVVPGTANAVSFTNTPADRFLTVRPTVLDALAQLDGPAPRQRTELWLPPSANSVRAARRFVTDTCHNWSIPAVTTHAVTVAGELVANAALHTTSPARLRLELRQRRLTVAVTDDDPRPVRLPRPGDDPGGPHGGLHLVTHLAVATGCSHRQSGGKVVWAVLRVPDA, encoded by the coding sequence GTGGACGGCGACCACCACCTCAGCTGCGACCTGTCCACGATGCAGGGCGCCACGATCATCCGCCCCTCGGGCGTGCTGACCGTGCGCACCTACGCGCAGCTGCGCGACGCCCTGCTGAAGTGCGCGGCCGACCAGCCGCGCGCGGTGATCGCCGACCTCGACGCGCTCGAGATCGCGCGCGACTACCTGACGACGGTGTTCGTCACGGTCTGGCTGCGCGTTTCACGCTGGTCCGCGGTGCCGCTGATCGTGGTGCCCGGAACGGCGAACGCCGTGTCGTTCACGAACACGCCGGCGGATCGATTCCTCACCGTCCGCCCGACCGTGCTGGACGCGCTGGCGCAGCTGGACGGACCGGCGCCGCGGCAGCGCACCGAACTGTGGCTGCCGCCGTCGGCCAACAGCGTCCGCGCGGCACGCCGCTTCGTCACCGACACCTGCCACAACTGGAGCATCCCCGCCGTCACCACGCACGCCGTCACGGTCGCCGGCGAACTCGTGGCCAACGCCGCCCTCCACACCACTTCGCCCGCCCGCCTGCGGCTGGAGTTGCGGCAGCGGCGCCTCACCGTCGCCGTCACCGACGACGATCCGCGCCCGGTCCGGCTACCCCGGCCCGGCGACGACCCCGGCGGACCCCACGGCGGCCTGCACCTCGTCACCCACCTCGCGGTCGCCACCGGCTGCTCCCACCGGCAGTCCGGCGGCAAAGTCGTCTGGGCGGTCCTGCGCGTGCCGGACGCGTGA
- the lexA gene encoding transcriptional repressor LexA has protein sequence MTTYDDTFEHLDAAALPERQQKILVAIRDWVVRYGYSPSTREIGEAVGLQSTSSVSKHLASLEDKGFLRRGVGVSRPMDVRAFLQGGEAREDADSVPVPVVGDIAAGTPISAVEHVDDVLKLPRDLTGRGTVFGLRVRGDSMIDAAICDGDIVVVKQQNEAHSGQIVAAMIDEEATVKVYRHRGGHVYLEPRNPAYDVIDGDRAAILGVVVSVLRSV, from the coding sequence GTGACCACCTACGACGACACTTTCGAGCACCTCGACGCCGCGGCCCTGCCGGAACGGCAGCAGAAGATCCTCGTGGCGATCCGGGACTGGGTGGTCCGGTACGGCTACTCCCCCAGCACCCGCGAGATCGGCGAAGCGGTCGGGCTGCAGTCGACGTCCTCGGTCTCGAAGCACCTCGCGAGCCTGGAGGACAAGGGCTTCCTGCGCCGCGGCGTGGGCGTCTCGCGCCCGATGGACGTGCGCGCGTTCCTGCAGGGCGGCGAAGCACGGGAAGACGCCGACTCGGTCCCCGTGCCGGTCGTCGGCGACATCGCCGCCGGCACGCCGATCTCGGCCGTCGAGCACGTCGACGACGTGCTGAAGCTGCCGCGCGACCTCACCGGGCGCGGCACCGTCTTCGGGCTGCGCGTCCGCGGCGACTCGATGATCGACGCCGCCATCTGCGACGGCGACATCGTCGTGGTCAAGCAGCAGAACGAGGCCCACTCCGGCCAGATCGTCGCGGCGATGATCGACGAGGAGGCGACGGTCAAGGTGTACCGCCACCGCGGCGGGCACGTCTACCTCGAGCCCCGCAACCCCGCCTACGACGTCATCGACGGCGACCGGGCGGCGATCCTCGGCGTGGTCGTGTCGGTGCTGCGGAGCGTCTGA
- a CDS encoding MGH1-like glycoside hydrolase domain-containing protein: protein MRRRLSWGSTWLAVAGLLAQVALAGVATAAEDTARSVAGSGTHFLDHSAALAGYADPGWYEANIPFVDLPDATMESVYYYRWRVFKEHLRYTNPADGWISTEFLDCCGYAAPYQAINAAAGHQLTEGRWVRDPGYGQDYLRFWLTGPGAGAKPATDDVNADTTDWAHEYSVWLATSAYGQAQVTGDFGPLRELLPALVRQYRGWDKQFSADLGLYWSVPVWDAMEFSASSYESPNPYHGGAGYRPTLNSYQYGDAIAISRIAASVGDRKLASEYAQRAARLKTALQKWLWDPDRGFYFAMARDDNPDHKLSGSREQIGYLPWMFGAAQPGDSTAWAQLLDPQGFASAYGPTTTERRSPFFMKDAGSCCRWDGPSWPFATAQTLTGMANLLDDYPAQTTVSKEDYAAALATYARTQTKNGKPYVAEAHDPDRDAWIYDGQNHSEDYNHSSYTDLVLSGLLGLRPQSDDTLRVQPLTPATWDHFAAENVPYHGHNVSVLWDRDGQHYGQGAGMRLYVDGRLVQRSATLRATTIDVGRAALAPPDDLVNDAANPLRTGFPKPITSYTWGGDNPWNALDGKAWYTEVPENTRWTNYSSPNPSDFYGVDFGAPTPVGDLRWHGYDDGGGVKTAAAYRLEYWTGSAWREVAGQVREPANPVGNGVNRVTFPTLTTSKVRLVFTNPPGAFVGVTELQSWTPSSPDARITVGPANTGGVITVRESTPVTVTVRNTTGSPLVSPRVSVAVPDGWSVTSGTRPPGAIPPGQSRTWSYTLTAPAGAEPGSAATVSATASYRGPGGRAEATHQRQGLQIAHPPGRQDPVGAWHLDEGSGTVAHDSAGTHDATLTGSPAWVPGTSGTALQLDGSSQYAATGGPVVDTTGNYSVSAWVRLDRTGSWATAVSQDGDPSSGFYLQYSAADDRLAFSTSSGRALSDAAPQAGRWYHLTGVHDADAGTYTLYVDGVAQAKTWHQAAGDAAAGPLAIGRAVSGGRHSDFWPGSVDDVRVWNRALTAAEAARTQAGSAPG from the coding sequence ATGCGACGGCGACTGTCCTGGGGAAGTACCTGGCTGGCCGTCGCGGGCCTGCTCGCGCAGGTCGCGCTCGCCGGCGTCGCCACCGCGGCCGAAGACACCGCGCGTTCCGTCGCCGGCTCGGGGACCCACTTCCTCGACCACTCCGCCGCGCTGGCCGGGTACGCCGATCCCGGGTGGTACGAGGCGAACATCCCGTTCGTGGACCTGCCCGACGCCACGATGGAGAGCGTCTACTACTACCGGTGGCGCGTCTTCAAGGAGCACCTGCGGTACACGAACCCCGCCGACGGCTGGATCTCGACGGAGTTCCTCGACTGCTGCGGGTACGCCGCGCCCTACCAGGCGATCAACGCGGCCGCCGGGCACCAGCTGACCGAGGGGCGCTGGGTGCGCGATCCGGGCTACGGCCAGGACTACCTCCGGTTCTGGCTCACCGGCCCCGGTGCCGGCGCCAAGCCCGCCACCGACGACGTCAACGCCGACACCACCGACTGGGCGCACGAGTACAGCGTCTGGCTGGCCACTTCGGCCTACGGTCAAGCCCAGGTGACCGGGGACTTCGGGCCGCTGCGCGAGCTGCTCCCGGCCCTGGTGCGCCAATACCGCGGCTGGGACAAGCAGTTCAGCGCCGACCTCGGGCTGTACTGGTCGGTGCCGGTGTGGGACGCCATGGAGTTCTCCGCCTCGTCCTACGAGTCGCCCAACCCCTACCACGGCGGCGCCGGCTACCGGCCGACGCTCAACTCCTACCAGTACGGCGACGCGATCGCGATCAGCCGCATCGCCGCATCGGTCGGGGACCGCAAGCTCGCCTCCGAATACGCCCAGCGCGCCGCCCGGCTGAAGACCGCGCTGCAGAAGTGGCTGTGGGACCCGGACCGCGGCTTCTACTTCGCGATGGCCCGAGACGACAACCCGGACCACAAGCTGTCCGGCAGCCGGGAGCAGATCGGCTACCTCCCGTGGATGTTCGGCGCCGCCCAGCCCGGTGACAGCACGGCGTGGGCACAACTGCTCGACCCCCAGGGGTTCGCGAGCGCCTACGGGCCGACCACCACCGAGCGCCGCAGCCCGTTCTTCATGAAGGACGCCGGTTCGTGCTGCCGCTGGGACGGGCCGAGCTGGCCCTTCGCCACCGCGCAGACCTTGACCGGCATGGCGAACCTCCTCGACGACTACCCCGCCCAGACCACCGTGTCCAAAGAGGACTACGCCGCCGCGCTGGCGACCTACGCCCGCACCCAGACCAAGAACGGCAAGCCCTACGTCGCCGAAGCCCACGACCCGGACCGCGACGCGTGGATCTACGACGGGCAGAACCACAGCGAGGACTACAACCACTCCAGCTACACCGACCTCGTGCTGTCCGGGCTGCTCGGCCTCCGGCCGCAGAGCGACGACACCCTGCGCGTCCAGCCGCTCACCCCGGCCACCTGGGACCACTTCGCGGCCGAAAACGTGCCGTACCACGGACACAACGTCAGCGTGCTGTGGGATCGCGACGGCCAGCACTACGGGCAGGGCGCCGGGATGCGGCTCTACGTCGACGGACGGCTCGTCCAGCGCTCCGCCACCCTGCGCGCCACCACGATCGACGTCGGCCGCGCCGCGCTCGCCCCGCCGGACGACCTCGTCAACGACGCCGCGAACCCGTTGCGCACCGGTTTCCCGAAGCCGATCACGTCCTACACCTGGGGAGGCGACAACCCGTGGAACGCGCTCGACGGCAAGGCCTGGTACACCGAAGTCCCCGAGAACACCCGCTGGACCAACTACTCCTCGCCGAACCCGAGCGACTTCTACGGCGTCGACTTCGGCGCGCCCACGCCGGTCGGCGACCTCCGCTGGCACGGCTACGACGACGGCGGCGGCGTCAAGACCGCCGCGGCCTACCGGCTGGAGTACTGGACCGGCTCAGCCTGGCGGGAAGTCGCCGGCCAGGTCCGGGAGCCGGCGAACCCGGTGGGCAACGGCGTCAACCGCGTCACCTTCCCGACGCTGACCACCAGCAAGGTCCGGCTGGTGTTCACCAACCCGCCGGGCGCCTTCGTCGGCGTCACCGAACTGCAGTCCTGGACGCCGTCGAGCCCGGACGCTCGGATCACCGTGGGTCCCGCCAACACAGGCGGTGTCATCACAGTCCGCGAGAGCACGCCGGTGACGGTGACCGTGCGGAACACCACCGGCAGCCCGCTCGTCTCCCCGCGGGTGAGTGTCGCCGTTCCGGACGGCTGGTCGGTCACGTCCGGCACCCGCCCGCCGGGCGCGATCCCGCCCGGCCAGAGCCGGACGTGGAGCTACACGCTGACCGCGCCGGCGGGTGCCGAGCCGGGCAGCGCCGCGACGGTGTCCGCGACCGCGTCCTACCGCGGCCCCGGCGGCCGGGCCGAAGCCACGCACCAGCGCCAGGGCCTCCAGATCGCGCACCCGCCCGGCCGGCAGGACCCGGTCGGCGCCTGGCACCTCGACGAAGGAAGCGGAACCGTCGCCCACGACAGCGCGGGAACGCACGACGCCACCTTGACCGGCTCCCCCGCCTGGGTCCCCGGCACGTCCGGCACCGCTCTTCAGCTCGACGGCTCGAGCCAGTACGCGGCGACCGGCGGCCCCGTCGTCGACACCACGGGCAACTACTCGGTCAGCGCCTGGGTCCGGCTGGACCGCACGGGCTCCTGGGCGACGGCGGTCAGCCAGGACGGCGACCCGAGCAGCGGCTTCTACCTGCAGTACTCCGCGGCCGACGACCGCCTGGCGTTCTCGACCAGTTCGGGCCGGGCGCTGTCGGACGCCGCCCCGCAGGCCGGTCGCTGGTACCACCTGACCGGCGTGCACGACGCCGACGCCGGCACCTACACCCTCTACGTCGACGGCGTGGCGCAGGCCAAGACGTGGCACCAGGCCGCCGGGGACGCCGCCGCGGGTCCACTCGCGATCGGGCGCGCGGTCTCCGGCGGGCGGCACAGCGACTTCTGGCCGGGCAGCGTCGACGACGTCCGGGTGTGGAACCGGGCGCTGACCGCGGCCGAAGCCGCCCGGACCCAGGCCGGCTCCGCGCCGGGGTGA
- a CDS encoding MFS transporter yields the protein MIEDFRLRSVAAAAYGPAVLFGLSEGALLPVIALSALERGATTSTAALIAAMLGVGSLAANIPAGVLATRVGERRSMLLAAAVLVAGVLICLVDVGRGPWPLLLYGSGVVLIGAAAAVYSLARQSYLSEVVPPHMRARALSTLGGSMRIGVFLGPFAGAAAMRFAGLPGAYYVSLAAIAAAAALVLRVPDLAVPTDARAAAPVVTTRGMLKQQRRVYATLGVGILLLSAIRQTRQTVVPLWAAHIGLSPTTGSIIYGVAGAVDALTFYPAGKVMDRYGRRWVAVPATLVLGTSFLMMPFAGGAALLTVAAMVMGFGNGIGSGIVMTLGADVAPPAGRPTHLGIWNELADIGTGVGPLILSAATALAGLGAGIAASGLVGFAAAGALWKWIPRRE from the coding sequence ATGATCGAAGACTTCCGCCTGCGTTCGGTCGCGGCGGCGGCGTACGGTCCGGCGGTGCTGTTCGGGCTGTCCGAAGGCGCCTTGCTGCCGGTCATCGCGCTGAGCGCGCTCGAACGCGGCGCCACCACGTCCACGGCGGCGCTGATCGCCGCGATGCTCGGCGTCGGGTCGCTGGCCGCGAACATCCCCGCCGGGGTGCTGGCGACCCGGGTCGGGGAGCGCCGGTCGATGCTCCTGGCGGCGGCCGTCCTGGTCGCGGGGGTCCTGATCTGCCTCGTCGACGTCGGCCGCGGGCCGTGGCCGCTGCTGCTCTACGGCTCCGGGGTCGTGCTGATCGGGGCGGCCGCCGCGGTCTACAGCCTGGCCCGGCAGTCGTACCTGAGTGAAGTCGTCCCGCCGCACATGCGGGCCAGGGCGTTGTCGACGCTGGGCGGGAGCATGCGGATCGGCGTGTTCCTCGGGCCGTTCGCGGGTGCCGCGGCGATGCGGTTCGCCGGGCTGCCGGGCGCGTACTACGTGAGCCTGGCCGCGATCGCCGCGGCGGCCGCGCTGGTCCTGCGCGTGCCCGACCTGGCGGTTCCTACCGACGCCCGGGCCGCCGCGCCCGTGGTCACGACGCGGGGGATGCTCAAGCAGCAGCGGCGGGTGTACGCGACGCTGGGCGTCGGGATCCTGCTGCTCTCGGCGATCCGCCAGACGCGGCAGACGGTGGTCCCGCTGTGGGCGGCGCACATCGGGCTGTCACCGACGACCGGTTCGATCATCTACGGCGTCGCCGGTGCTGTCGACGCGCTGACGTTCTACCCGGCGGGCAAGGTGATGGACCGCTACGGCCGCCGCTGGGTGGCCGTGCCCGCGACCCTCGTGCTCGGCACGTCGTTCCTGATGATGCCCTTCGCCGGCGGCGCGGCCCTGCTGACGGTGGCGGCGATGGTGATGGGCTTCGGCAACGGGATCGGCTCGGGCATCGTGATGACGCTCGGCGCCGACGTCGCCCCTCCCGCGGGCCGCCCGACCCACCTGGGCATCTGGAACGAGCTCGCGGACATCGGCACCGGCGTGGGCCCGCTGATCCTTTCGGCGGCGACCGCGCTGGCCGGCCTCGGCGCGGGGATCGCGGCCAGCGGCCTGGTGGGTTTCGCGGCGGCCGGAGCGTTGTGGAAGTGGATCCCGAGACGGGAGTGA
- a CDS encoding MBL fold metallo-hydrolase — MPVDPGLEVLGVEQQTAWLARQRPPVEKLPGGLWSVPVPIPDNPLRYTLSYLVPADEGLVVVDPGWDTSEGWTALLDGLATAGASAADVAGIVITHVHPDHHGLSGRLRAESGAWIGMHPAERDTLPQRRRAEHGDPRTEITTWLRGCGAPEAEIADLLAALDRAPRPADELPEPDVLLADGDLVPVRGRRLRAVWTPGHTPGHLCLQEPDARLLLTGDHVLPRITPAIGSWPGAAEPPLGQFLRSLERTAGFDDHDALPAHEYRFRGLARRSGSLREHHEQRCEEIVAVVGELGQPTPWAIATRLTWSRPWPEIGFMRLGAVAETVAHIEYLAGQGRLSWPGYGPVPTRVSAP, encoded by the coding sequence ATGCCGGTCGATCCGGGGCTCGAGGTGCTCGGCGTCGAGCAGCAGACCGCTTGGCTGGCCCGGCAGCGGCCGCCGGTCGAGAAGCTGCCGGGCGGCCTGTGGTCGGTACCGGTGCCCATTCCGGACAACCCGTTGCGCTACACGCTGTCCTACCTCGTGCCCGCCGACGAGGGCCTGGTCGTCGTCGACCCCGGCTGGGACACCAGCGAAGGCTGGACGGCCCTGCTCGACGGCCTCGCGACCGCGGGCGCGTCGGCCGCCGACGTGGCCGGGATCGTGATCACGCACGTCCACCCCGACCACCACGGGCTCTCCGGCCGGCTGCGCGCGGAGTCCGGCGCGTGGATCGGCATGCACCCGGCCGAACGCGACACGCTGCCGCAGCGCCGCCGGGCCGAGCACGGCGACCCCCGGACCGAGATCACGACGTGGCTGCGCGGCTGCGGAGCCCCCGAGGCGGAGATCGCGGACCTGCTGGCCGCGCTCGACCGGGCACCGCGCCCGGCCGACGAGCTCCCCGAGCCCGACGTGCTGCTGGCGGACGGCGACCTCGTCCCGGTGCGCGGCCGCCGGTTGCGGGCGGTGTGGACGCCCGGGCACACCCCCGGGCACCTGTGCCTGCAGGAGCCCGACGCCCGGCTGCTGCTCACCGGCGACCACGTGCTCCCCCGGATCACCCCGGCGATCGGCTCGTGGCCCGGCGCCGCCGAGCCGCCGTTGGGCCAGTTCCTCCGCTCGCTGGAGCGCACCGCCGGCTTCGACGACCACGACGCGCTGCCCGCGCACGAGTACCGCTTCCGCGGCCTGGCCCGGCGCAGCGGCTCGCTCCGGGAGCACCACGAGCAGCGCTGCGAGGAGATCGTCGCCGTCGTCGGCGAACTCGGGCAGCCGACGCCGTGGGCGATCGCCACGCGGCTGACCTGGTCACGCCCGTGGCCGGAGATCGGCTTCATGCGGCTCGGCGCGGTCGCCGAGACCGTCGCCCACATCGAGTACCTGGCCGGACAGGGCCGCCTCAGCTGGCCCGGGTACGGCCCGGTGCCCACCCGGGTGAGCGCTCCCTGA
- a CDS encoding haloacid dehalogenase type II has product MSLDLTNFTALSFDCYGTLIDWEAGIAAVLSPWGAERGLGLSDEELLVAYAAHEAAVEREAPATRYPDVLAEAFRRTGAGLGADVSDDWAARLGRSVPDWPAFPDSAAALARLAERYRLIILSNVHRDGFAGSNERLRGTFAAIITAEDVGAYKPAGNHFRALDETLPSLGVERGELLHVAQSLFHDHVPAKREGLPSVWINRRHDRPGWGATPAPDSAWSYDLEVPSMAAFADAVDSAFAEVR; this is encoded by the coding sequence ATGAGCCTGGACCTGACGAACTTCACGGCACTCAGCTTCGACTGCTACGGCACGTTGATCGATTGGGAGGCCGGGATCGCGGCCGTCCTGTCGCCGTGGGGCGCCGAGCGGGGGCTCGGCCTCTCCGACGAAGAACTGCTGGTCGCCTACGCCGCCCACGAAGCCGCCGTCGAGCGGGAAGCGCCCGCTACGCGGTACCCGGACGTGCTGGCCGAAGCGTTCCGCCGCACCGGCGCCGGTCTCGGCGCCGACGTGAGCGACGACTGGGCCGCCCGCCTCGGGCGGTCCGTGCCCGACTGGCCGGCGTTCCCGGATTCGGCCGCCGCGCTCGCCCGGCTGGCCGAGCGCTATCGGCTGATCATCCTGTCCAACGTCCACCGCGACGGGTTCGCCGGCAGCAACGAGCGCCTCCGCGGGACCTTCGCCGCGATCATCACGGCCGAGGACGTCGGCGCGTACAAGCCCGCCGGGAACCACTTCCGCGCGCTGGACGAAACCCTGCCGTCGCTGGGTGTCGAGCGCGGAGAACTGCTGCACGTGGCGCAAAGCCTGTTCCACGACCACGTTCCCGCGAAGCGCGAGGGCCTGCCGTCGGTGTGGATCAACCGGCGTCACGACCGGCCGGGGTGGGGCGCCACGCCCGCGCCGGACAGTGCGTGGTCCTACGACCTCGAAGTCCCGTCGATGGCCGCCTTCGCCGACGCCGTCGACAGCGCGTTCGCCGAAGTTCGGTGA
- a CDS encoding TetR/AcrR family transcriptional regulator: MTGEAGRPRDPEVDRRVLRAAAEVFGEDGWGRFTVDSVARRAGVGKASIYLRWHNKQELLASCLEARITPVADIDTGSVREDLVRLAEQLLVAFFGESGRATTRLLLEADRIPGVSERVARLRQAQVLAARAIVRRGIARGELHRETSVTLLLDAVVGGCLNHALATPAHLRPRVAAGLADYAGRLVDFVLGAVSR, from the coding sequence ATGACGGGCGAGGCCGGGCGTCCCCGCGATCCCGAAGTCGACCGGCGGGTGCTGCGCGCGGCCGCGGAGGTCTTCGGGGAGGACGGCTGGGGCCGCTTCACCGTCGACTCGGTCGCCCGGCGGGCCGGGGTCGGCAAGGCGTCGATCTACCTGCGCTGGCACAACAAGCAGGAGCTGCTCGCGAGCTGCCTGGAAGCGCGGATCACCCCGGTCGCCGACATCGACACCGGCTCGGTGCGCGAGGACCTGGTGCGGCTCGCCGAGCAGCTGCTGGTCGCGTTCTTCGGCGAGTCGGGCCGGGCGACCACCCGGCTGCTGCTCGAAGCCGACCGGATCCCGGGCGTCTCCGAGCGCGTGGCGCGGCTGCGGCAGGCGCAGGTCCTCGCCGCTCGCGCGATCGTGCGGCGCGGCATCGCGCGCGGGGAGCTGCACCGCGAAACGAGCGTGACCCTGCTGCTGGACGCCGTGGTCGGCGGCTGCCTCAACCACGCGCTGGCGACCCCGGCCCACCTGCGGCCGCGGGTCGCCGCCGGGCTCGCCGACTACGCGGGCCGGCTGGTGGACTTCGTCCTCGGCGCCGTCAGCCGCTGA
- a CDS encoding cytochrome P450, which produces MTSTAEIPGFPMARAAGCPFDPPPAARALQAEAPLARVRLWDGSTPWLVTRYADQRTLLADPRVSADVTRPGYPSPAPLPKGGTGISFILMDNPEHARLRKMVTAPFTIRRTAALRPAVQRIVDDLIDELLAGPKPVDLVEAFALPVPSLVICELLGVPYADHGFFQDNSKVIIRRDAKPEERAAGHQALVGYLDRLVGEKLENPAGDLLSGLAERVRAGELSRTEAAQMGVLLLIAGHETTANMIALGTLALLEHPDQLALLRESDDPALVASAVEELLRYLNITHNGRRRVALEDIEVAGVTVRAGEGLIMANDIANRDPSAFPDGDRLDLTRDAHRHVAFGFGVHQCLGQPLARLELQVVYRTLYRRIPTLALATGVERIPFKHDGSVYGVYELPVTW; this is translated from the coding sequence ATGACGAGCACCGCCGAAATCCCGGGGTTCCCGATGGCACGCGCCGCGGGCTGCCCGTTCGACCCGCCGCCCGCGGCCCGCGCACTGCAGGCGGAGGCGCCGCTCGCGCGGGTCCGGCTGTGGGACGGCAGCACGCCGTGGCTGGTGACCCGCTACGCCGACCAGCGCACGCTGCTGGCCGATCCCCGGGTCAGTGCCGACGTCACGCGCCCCGGTTACCCGAGCCCGGCGCCGCTGCCGAAGGGCGGCACCGGCATCAGCTTCATCCTGATGGACAACCCCGAGCACGCGCGGCTGCGCAAGATGGTGACCGCGCCGTTCACGATCCGCCGCACCGCGGCCCTGCGCCCGGCGGTGCAGCGGATCGTCGACGACCTGATCGACGAGCTGCTGGCCGGTCCGAAGCCGGTCGACCTGGTGGAGGCGTTCGCGCTACCGGTGCCGTCACTGGTGATCTGCGAGCTGCTCGGCGTGCCCTACGCCGACCACGGGTTCTTCCAGGACAACAGCAAGGTCATCATCCGGCGCGACGCGAAGCCGGAAGAGCGCGCCGCCGGGCACCAGGCGCTCGTCGGCTACCTCGACCGGCTGGTGGGGGAGAAGCTCGAGAACCCCGCCGGCGACCTGCTGTCCGGGCTCGCCGAACGCGTGCGCGCGGGGGAGCTGTCACGGACGGAAGCGGCGCAGATGGGCGTGCTGCTGCTCATCGCCGGCCACGAAACGACGGCGAACATGATCGCCCTCGGCACGCTGGCCCTGCTGGAGCACCCGGACCAGCTGGCGCTGCTGCGCGAGTCCGACGACCCGGCGCTGGTGGCGTCGGCTGTCGAGGAACTGTTGCGGTACCTGAACATCACGCACAACGGCCGCCGCCGCGTCGCGCTCGAAGACATCGAGGTCGCGGGGGTCACCGTCCGCGCGGGCGAAGGCCTGATCATGGCCAACGACATCGCCAACCGCGACCCGTCGGCGTTCCCGGACGGCGACCGGCTCGACCTGACCCGCGACGCGCACCGGCACGTCGCCTTCGGCTTCGGCGTGCACCAGTGCCTCGGCCAGCCGCTGGCCCGGCTCGAGCTCCAGGTCGTCTACCGCACGCTCTACCGGCGGATCCCGACGCTCGCGCTGGCGACCGGCGTCGAGCGGATCCCGTTCAAGCACGACGGATCCGTGTACGGCGTGTACGAACTGCCGGTCACCTGGTGA
- a CDS encoding lytic polysaccharide monooxygenase auxiliary activity family 9 protein: MNRKLTAAATGALLAPILVVVNPAGIASAHGYVNSPASRQAQCAQGTVSCGDIKYEPQSVEGPKGLRSCNGGNAQFAELNDDSKGWKAAPVGTTATFTWTFTARHRTTNYEYYIGGQKVADISGNNEQPPQTLSHQVNLSGHTGRQTVLAVWNIADTTNAFYSCIDLQVG, from the coding sequence ATGAACCGCAAACTGACCGCGGCCGCCACGGGAGCCCTCCTGGCGCCGATCCTGGTGGTCGTGAACCCGGCCGGTATCGCGAGCGCACACGGCTACGTGAACTCCCCGGCCAGCCGCCAGGCGCAATGCGCGCAGGGCACCGTGTCGTGCGGCGACATCAAGTACGAGCCCCAGAGTGTCGAAGGCCCGAAGGGGCTGCGCTCCTGCAACGGCGGCAACGCGCAGTTCGCCGAGCTCAACGACGACAGCAAGGGCTGGAAGGCCGCCCCGGTCGGCACGACGGCCACCTTCACGTGGACGTTCACCGCCCGCCACCGCACGACCAACTACGAGTACTACATCGGCGGCCAGAAGGTCGCGGACATCAGCGGCAACAACGAGCAGCCGCCGCAAACCCTTTCGCACCAGGTGAACCTGTCCGGCCACACCGGACGCCAGACGGTACTGGCGGTGTGGAACATCGCGGACACGACGAACGCGTTCTACTCCTGCATCGACCTCCAGGTGGGCTGA